The sequence below is a genomic window from Draconibacterium halophilum.
TCACAGCAGACAGAAAGACGGTAAAGAGATTATGGAATTCTGCGATGCTTATAATAAGCTTGAAAAACGTGCACCACTTATCGCTGTGCCAACAAGCTATAATCATATGAAAGAGCAGGAACTTATTGATGCGGGCGTTAATGTTGTAATTTATGCCAACCAACTCCTTCGAGCAGCCTACCCTGCAATGATGGATGTGGCAAAAGGTATTCTTAAACACGAACGCTCGTTGGAAGTAAGTAATAAGTGCATGTCGATAAAAGAAATTCTGGAACTTATTCCGGGAACTAAATAGTTGCTGAAGCTACATATTACGCAAGACAAAACTTATGAGTAGTTATAACATCAATTCAAAATGATAAAACCGGAACTTTTTTATAAGTGGCTGACAAACGCTGACATCGATTTTTTTAGTGGTGTCCCCGATTCGCTGCTAAAAGATATTTGTGCGTATATAACTGATCATACTTCTCCGGAAAAGCATATTATCGCTGCTAACGAAGGAAATGCAGTTGCACTTGCTGCCGGGTACCACATGGCATCCGGGAAAATTCCACTGGTTTACATGCAGAATTCCGGTTTAGGCAATATAGTTAATCCACTGCTTTCGCTTACCAATAAACAAGTGTACAATATTCCACTATTAATGATGATTGGATGGAGGGGAGAACCCGGGAAAAAAGACGAACCTCAGCACGTTGCACAAGGCCGTTTAACATTGGATTTACTCGAAACGATGGAAGTTCCTTATCAGATACTCAGCGACGATGCCGATGAGGCAAAAAAGCAGTTTGATTTGGCCATTACACATATTTCCGAAAATAATCAACCTTACGCATTGGTAATCCGCAAAGGACTATTCGAGAGGTATAAATTAAAAGCCACCATCAAGAATAGCTACACGTTAATTCGGGAAGAAGCGATTAAGCAAATAGTGGAAAAACTATCGGGTAACGAGATAATTGTTTCTACAACAGGCAAAACCTCGCGAGAGTTATTTGAAATACGTGAAGCATTAGGTCAGGGACACGATTCAGATTTTCTGACCGTTGGTTGTATGGGTCACGCCAACCAGATTGCCGTTGGAATGGCCATTGCAAAACCCAATCGTAAAGTAATTTGTATTGATGGCGATGGTGCCTTGTTGATGCACATGGGTTCGATGGCGATAAACGGAGCAGTATCTCCCAAAAATTTCATTCATATTGTGATAAACAACGGTTCGCACGAATCGGTTGGTGGCCAACCTACTGTAGCCGACAGTATTGATGTGGTTAAAATTGCGGAGGCCAGTAATTATAAATCAGCTATTTCAGTTTCCTCATCTGAAGCTTTGAATTCAGTACTTACAGAAATTGACGCAATTGAAGGACCTGCCCTTATTGAAATAAAAACAAAAGTTGGATCGCGCGACGATCTTGGTCGTCCAACAGTAAAACCTGTGGATAACAAAAAAGCTTTGATGCAAAACTTTAAATCAAAGTAAACCATGCAGCATGTCATTTATCAGAATAACGAATACGCCGAATTAAAGAAGCTACTTTCAGCACACAAACCTGAGAATATTTGTGTTGTACACACAAAACGTTCGTATAAATATTCAGGGGCTGAAACATTCATAATAAAATTAATTGGCAGCGGTTATTCTACTTTTTCCGATTTTAATCCGAACCCAAAGTACGACGACCTAAAGAAGGGACTAGACCTGATTAACTCGGGAACATTTAAACTTATTATTGCAATTGGTGGAGGAACAGCAATAGATATTGCCAAGATGATGAAAGCGCTGGCATATAAAAACTGCAACCTGGAACGTGTAATAAAAGGAAATGAACAAATAACCGAAACCGGCATTCCTCTGTTAGCCATTCCAACAACAGCGGGAACAGGAGCCGAGGCTACCCAATTTTCGGTAATGTACATCGGGAAAAAGAAATATTCCATTTCATCGGAATATATTTATCCTGAATATGTTTATCTCGATCCCACATTTTCAATGTCGGCACCGCCATATTTGACAGCATGTACAGGGCTGGATGCTTTGTGCCAAGCTGTTGAAGCCCTTTGGTGCGTTAATGCAACAGAAGAATCAAACACTTATGCAGAAGAAGCTATATCGTTAGTGCACAACAACCTACCAGATGCAGTTAATAATAACACAGAAGAAGCAAAAGCCGCCATGCAAACAGCGGCTTACCTTGCGGGTAAAGCCATAAACATAACACGCACAACAGCTCCGCATGCACTTTCATACGCTTTTACCAGCTACTATGGCATTCCGCACGGTCATGCTGTTGCAATGAGCCTGCCTTTTTTTGTTGAGTTTAATTATGCAGTTACCGCTACCGATTGTATGGATAAACGTGGAGCTGATGCAGTGCGCCAACGAATCGAGTTATTTTTTAAAGCATTCAACACGAATAGCGACAATGCGAAAACTGATCTGCAGGAATATTTCTCAAAAATTGGCATTGAAACATCCATATCAAGACTAATCGAGAACTTCGACCGTTCTATCATAATTGATAATGTAAATACACAGCGTTTAGGTAATAATCCGCGAAAAGTAACCAGCGAGACAATCTCTCAATTTATTGCCAGAACCACTTAAACTCAACCTATGATTCTATTATACATCGATCCCGCATCAACAAGTGCTTTGCTCTATATATTTATTGCAATTGGTGCAACGCTTGCTTTCACCCTGAAAGGTTCTTTTTACCGAATCGTAAATTTTGTAAAAGGGAAAGGCTTTAGAAACAATTACGATTTTGAAGGGCATGATATCCTGTTCTATTCGGAAGGGAAACAATATTGGAATGTTTTTTTACCGGTTATTCAGGCATTGGAGAAAAAAAATGTACCATGCGGCTATCTGACATCGGATGAAAATGATCCCGGGTTAGCGTATGAATCGTCGTTAATGAAGGCAAAATACATTGGCAACCTGACCATGACATCGGTTTATTTGAATAAACTGAAGGCCAAATTTGTTGGAATGACCACGCCGCAGTTGGATGTTATGATGATTCGCCGCTCGAAAAACGTTGAACACTACGGACACATTGTTCATGCCCCAATCGACATCTTTTCGTACCGGAAGTTTGCATTCGATTATTTCGACTCGGTATTTTGTTCAGGCTATCATCAGATAGAAGGGATTAAGAAACTGGAAGAAAAACGAGGAACGGATAAAAAACTACTTTTGAAATCGGGGCTCACTTATTACGATGTAATGTTGGAACACAACAAAAAAAATGGGTTTGCAAAGCTCGACAATAAAGTAGTTTTGGTCGCGCCAACCTGGAAAGAATATTCAATATTAAACCGTTTTGGAGTTCGCTTTTTCGAAAATCTGCTGAAAGATACAAGCTTTGACGTTATTCTTCGTCCTCATCCGCAAAGCTATGTGAGTTTTCCGGAGGTGATTGGAGAAATTGAAAAGCACTTTAAAAACGAGCCACGTTTTTCAGTGGATAGAAATCCTCTGGGAAATGCAAGTATGGAAAAATCGAGCGCGATGATAAGTGATCTGTCGGGCGTTATTTGGGATTACGCATTTTTGTATGCAAAACCTGTAATACTGCTTAAAACCGAGGCCGATGCGATGCTTGGTTTCGAAGGAAGCGAGTTGGATTACGAGATGTGGGAAATGCGCGAGCGACCACGTTTAGGCAAAAATTTCGACGAAAACGACATTGATGATATTGGAGCGATTGTAACTGAAACAATTGAAAATCCGAGTGTAAATACCCTGGAAAAATTACGGAATGAATCGGTATACAATTTTGGCAAAGCCGGTGAAACTGTAGCCAATCAGATTATTGACATTGTAAATAACTAATACGGGTCTCGCTAACAAATCCTATTCATTTTATGGATTCAATATTATCGCCATTTATATACATCATCCGCACCATTTACGAAGCCTGTTACAGTTTAACAGGCAACTATGGCGTATCAATATTGCTTTTAAGTTTTGCCGTTTCGCTGTTACTACTTCCCATATTTGTCTATATCGAAAAAGCCAAAAAACGCGACGATGCTATAAAAAGAAGAATGCAGCCTTTGGTAAACGAAATTAAGCAGGTGTACACCGGACAGGAGCGTTATTATTACCTAAAAACACTTAACCGACAGTTTGGGTACAGCCAGTTTAAATCACTCGTTCCGATACTTAGCCTGTTAGTTCAGATACCTTTTTTTATTGCCGCATATCAATACCTCGACAACTTGGAAGCCATTCAAGGTGTTTCATTTGGCCCACTAGCTGATCTTTCAGAACCCGATCATCTGTTTGGATTCGTGAATGTGCTTCCCATATTAATGACGCTTGTAAATTTACTGACAGTCTGGTTCTATACCCGAAACGGCAATACATCGGAGCGAATTCAAATGACTGTTGTTGCCGGGGTTTTTCTTGTTCTGCTTTACAATCTACCATCAGGTTTGGTTCTTTACTGGACAATGAATAATGTGTTTGCCTTTTTGCGCCTGTTCATTACTAACAGAGAAGTGTTTAGTCGAAAAAATGTACCTGATTCAATTGAAGCAAATAAAAAACCAGATCAGAAAGAGTGGTATTATATATTTCGCACAAAACTGAAAAAAGAGCTATCACTTAACTGGCAAAGCTATCTTTCCATTACGATTATTTCATTCATAATCCTGCAACTATTTTATACTACAATTATTAGTGAACAACTTCATGTGGTTAGTAAAATAGTTGGGCGCACAATAGCGGCATTAATTATATCTTTTATAGCAAGTACTTTAAGCATCTACTACTCTGCCATTAAAAATGGAATAGAAAAAACACCTACAGCTGTTATACTGTCAGCACTATTTGTTTCGCTATATCTATACCTGGCATCACTTTTTAATTACAACGGAGTAAATGAAGATTTAGCAATAATGTCCTTAGTGCTATCGGTAATTCTTCAGATTATTTGTGTGATTAAAACAAAGCTATTATCGGAAATAAAGTTTAAGTATTTCTTCCAGTTCATTTTGTTGATCTGCCTAGTTATTCAGGCTTTTCACTTTCTCTCTTTAGAAAATACTCACATACTTGAGTTATTGAATTTTGGAAATAGCAAAACCAACTCAAAAATGCAGGATGTTGCGTTATGGGGCTTGCTGTTTGTCTTTATCATATTGCCATTTACATTCAGAAGCAAGGCCAAAACCAAATTAAATCCGGGCTTCATTTCGTTTTTTCTGAGCGTTCTATTCGTTTCAGGTTTTGTGCTAATCTGGAATCCCTTAGTTACTTTCTCAACTTTCCCTGAAGCTTTTCAGTTTGGAGCAAAATCAATAATAAATAGTGGTTTAATTCTAATGCCTCAAATTATTTTGGGATTGCTATTTCTATACTGGCTTCTTCCCAAAAGTGTTCGTTTCTATTTTTCTGTCATTTCCGTGATGCTGGTGTTTATTAGTGTTATTCATAGCAGTATAATTCCAATAAATGTAGGAACGCTGCAAGGATTAAACTACTCCAGAAGTAGTGAGATTGATACACCATATCTAGAGTATTTGTTAGAGGCATTTGCTAATGTTGGGCTCTTTTTTCTGGTTCGATTACTATTCCGGAAATATAAAATACGCCACCTCAATATACTCCTTATTATTCTGAATCTGATAGTTATTGGTCAGGCGCTTTATGCTATACAATCGAAAGACCTTCATCGTATTAATGAGGGCGACAGAATTGTAAGCCTATCAAAAAACATTGATATTTCAGATCATAATATTACCTTATCGAAAGACAAAGAAAACGTAGTCGTTATAATGCTGGACATGATTGAAGGATGGTATTTTCAGCGTTATCTGGATGAAAATCCTAAAACCAAAACTATTTTTGATGGTTTCACCTATTACCCCAATACCGTTTCATCTACGAATTACACGGGTGGATCTATGCCTGGCCTGATTGGCGGATATGATTTCGCGCCATTAGTTCTTGATGAGGATAAAGAGCACACGCTTAGGGAAAAAATGACAATGGCCGGAGAACAGCTACGCGATAAATCGCAGGAAAATGGATACTTTTATACCTGTAGCGATTTACCTTATTGCAAGATTGACAAAGGTACTTACGACCGTTATATCCCAATTTGGAGCGATAACTGGAGCCCCTTGAAAAAGGTGTTGAACATTGGCCAGAGTCGCAATATTGGAGTTGAAATACTGCGGTATAATGCCTTGTTTTTTAGCTCTCCGTTGTTATTTAAACCTGTAATTTATGACAATGGCTCGTGGCATATGCAACAGAAGGGAATGAATGAACAAAATGACATAACCCGACATTATAATTCGTTGCGTGCATTGCCCTATATCACCGACAACAGAGCGAGCAAAAAAACATTCACATTCATGTCGTACAAAGCAACACATTTCCCGTGGGATATCATCGCCGAGGACGGTTCATTTGTACAAAATGTAGATCCTTATACAAATAATAAGTGGGGATTGGATATTGTTTCCAACTGGCTGAAGGTTCTAAAAGCCATAGATACATATGATAACACGCGTATTATAATTGCCAGTGATCATGGCTTACGCCACGCAAAAGATACAGCTGCGGTAATGATTAATCACCCTTATAAAAACATTAATTACGATAAAGTTCCCTGGGCCGATATGTTGAACTTTTCTTCGTTATTATTGGTAAAAGATTTTTCTTCCACAGGAGAGATAACAACAGATTCAACATTAATGAGTACGCTTGATGTCCAGAATATTTCGTTTAACGGTAATTCGCCATTAATGATTGATTCTATTGACAACAGAACGCTTGATGCTGTAAAAGTATCCTGGGAAATAAAAATGAATGAGAATAAAGTCTATCCAATTTTACGCCAGTATGAGATAAATCAAAACATCTTTGATATTAATAATTGGACGCGAATAAAATAACCAATTATGGATAAACTATTAGCACCGTTTATATACCTTATCCGTAAGATCTTTGAAATCAGTTATAGCCTAACAGATAACTACGGCGTATCTATACTTCTGTTAAGTTTTGTGATTTCGCTGTTGTTGCTTCCCATTTTTATTTATATCGAAAAAGCCAAAAAACGCGACGATGCTATAAAAAGAAGAATGCAGCCTTTGGTTGACGAAATTAAACAAGTGTATACTGGGCAGCAGCGCTATTATTACCTTAAAACACTTAACCGACAGTTTGGATACAGCCAGTTTAAAGCCCTTGTTCCGATACTTAGTCTTTTGGTACAGATCCCATTTTTTATAGCCGCTTATCAGTACCTCGACAATCTGGAAGCTATACAACGCGTTTCGTTTGGTCCATTAGCTGATCTATCAGAACCCGATCATTTGTTTGGGATAGTGAATGTGCTCCCGATAATCATGACGGTTGTGAATTTACTGACAGCCTGGTTTTACACACGCAACGGCAATACATCGGAGCGCAAACAAATGATTGTTATTGCCGGGGTTTTTCTTGTTCTGCTTTTCAATCTGCCATCAGGTCTGGTTCTATACTGGACAATGAATAATGTATTTGCATTTTTACGCCTGTTTGTTACCAATAGAGAAGTTTTTAAAGGAAGATATAACTTCACTTTTGAAATAAAAACTACACTCCTTTCATCTTATTTATTTTTAGTTTCGGTGATGTTTATCGCTCAAATTAACTGGGCGATGGAACATGGCTTTGCAAGTTTACCTCTTCGGTTGTTTTTAGGTGCTTTTGGGTGTTTAATTTTGGTGTCACTTGCAGCGCCTATCTGGAAAAATTACAGAGCTAAATTTATTTATGTTTTCAATCAGAATAAGCGCAATTATATGCATTGTCTTCATGCCTCATTGCCCTTAAGTGTATTTGTAAACCTTATTCTTTATACTGTTTTTGAAAACAATGATTTTCTGAACAATACACTTCTTTTTATTGGCGCTTGTGTGCTACTCATCGTGCTTTTTCAATTGTTAATACTACCTGCCCGCACCATTAATAAAACCTTGCAACATAGCCATATTCCAAATCATTTACCATTGGTATTTTTTATTGCCGGGATATATTTCTATGTGTCGCACAAATATTACCCAGGCGAAGGTTACTCTCATCTCCTGAGTGCTTCATTAATCACAATAGTAGTATCTCAATTGCTATACTCGATATTCGTGTATAATCGAAAACCGGCCATAAAATGGGTAGCATATGTTATACGATTTATAATTCTTGTTTTAACCACAATTCAACTGTTATATGTTGCGCAGTTTGTAGCCGACACTCCGCTAAAGCTGGGATTATTTGGTCTGCGTATTAATATTTTGGGCGACAACACAGCCGAAGGAATAGTAAAACCTGGCTTAATTATTTTGGGGTTGATGCTGTTACGGACAATGTCCGATTTTAAAATATCTCCAAAAGCGAAATGGGTATCAGATATGATACTTGCAGCTCTGACTGTTACCTTCACAACAGCACTCATTTTCTTTTGGCATCCTTTGATGGTTTACGCCTCATTGCCCAGCGAATTCGATTTTAATGCTGTAGATATTTTCACCAAAAATCTTCATTTCGTTTTAATGATCTCGGGATTACTTTGTGCGTTCTTTTTTATTGTACCTCGTAGCTATAAACCATTTGTATTAATCGTATTTTTGACAACTTCAATCCTGAGTTTCATTAACAGTATTGTTATTCCTTTAGATTTAGGTTCGCTTCAAATTGACAAGTTTTCGAAAGCACAGAATCTTGCAGCGCCCTTTTCAAAATATCTGTTAGAGCTAGGAATAATATTAGCCCTTGGTTTTTTATTTACCCAAATTCTGAAAAAACGGTACAACAACTATCTGATATGGGCTATTTTTAGCTTACATCTATTGGTTGCAGGCCAGGCATTATTTGCCGTTCATCAATCAAAATCTGATTCCGGAAACGATAACATGGATTTGTCGCAGAATAAAATAATGTTCTCGAAGTCAGAAGAGAATATACTTTTTATTTTAGCTGATGGAATTCAAGGAAAGTTTATCGAACAGATGATGAGGGAGAACAATGATTTACGCGAATCATATACGGGTTTTACGTGGTATTCCAATAGTGTTTCTGTTTCTAATTACACCCACACTTCGGTGCCTGTAATTATGTCCGGAACCCGGTTTTATGCCGATTCGTTAAATGCCGATTCCAAACATGATATTCGGTATAAAATAACCGATGCGGCCGATTCGTTCATTAATAAAGTTCATGCAAATGGATACTCAATGACAAGTACTCACATGCATTATTCCCGGGCAAATTACAATGCAATAGAAAACTTTATACCCGAATATGGTAGTAAAATTGATGAATTGGCTCTAAAAAATAATTTCAAACTAAAAACATTTGAAGTTTGGTATAACCGACTTTGGGAAAATGCCTTACTGTTCAGTTCTCCATTGTTTATGAAATCCGCCTTATATAACGATGCAGAGTGGATTATTCAGACTGACGAGATCTCACAAGATCTGGATAAATACAATTATTTGAAGTTGCTGGTCAATCTTTCTGATGCCTCATCTAAGGAGCCAAGCTTTATTTACCTTCACAATCATTCAGGCCATAATCCGTGGTATATTTTAAACGATGATGCTACATTTGAAGTCGATGTTCATCCGTACGACAACAATCTGTGGGTAATGCAAGAGTATGCGCGACTGTTTAACTGGATGAGAGAAGAAAATGTTTTTGATAACACAAAAATTATTGTGGTGTCGGATCATGGTATTTCATGGGGGCATCACGATGGTGAGATATCGTTACCAATGCCTAAAAACTGGGATGAAAATGTTGCAAAATCACTCGATTTAAACTTAAAAAAATATTGGCGGCTTAATGCCTTGCTTATGGTAAAAGACTTCAATGCAAAAACAGATTTTACAGAAGACAACATGCTAATGACCAATGCCGACGCTTCGTACATAGCCTTCAACAATGATTATATTGATTCGTTGAAAGCAATGGATCAACGTACAGTAACATCCTTCCATGTTGATTGGCAAGGATCATTTGCAAAATATAAGAAACATCCGATTAGAAATACATATCATATTAAAGACAATATTTTTGATTTAAATAATTGGACCAGAACAAAATAACCACATATGGATAAAATATTCTCACCATTTATTTTTTTAGTCCGTACCATTTTCGAAGTCGGTTATAACCTGACTGGCAGTTATGGAGTAGCAATACTACTTTTAAGCTTTGCTATTTCGTTGTTGTTGCTTCCCATATTTATCTATATCGAAAAGGCCAAAAAAAGCGATGATGCTGTTAAGAAAAGAATGCAGCCTTTGATTGATGAAATTAAGCAGGTGTATACCGGGCAGGAACGATACTATTACCTAAAAACACTAAACCGACAATTTGGATACAGCCACTTTAAAGCACTCGTTCCGATACTTAGCCTGCTGGTGCAGATACCATTTTTTATTGCTGCATATCAATACCTCGATAATCTGGAAGCCATAGAAGGTGTTTCATTTGGTCCTTTAGATGATCTCTCAAAACCTGATCACCTTTTTGGAATTGTAAACGTACTCCCTATTTTAATGACGGTTGTAAATTTACTGACAGCATGGTTTTACACCCGCCATGGAAATACGTCTGAACGCAAACAAATGGTGGTTATTGCCGGGGTATTTCTTGTTCTGCTTTTCAATCTACCATCGGGGTTGGTACTTTACTGGACAATGAACAACGTGTTTGCATTTTTGCGCCTGTTTATTACTAATAGGGAAGTATTTAAACAGTCCGACAAGGCCGTTACAAGTATGTCCTCATCGACTCTACTCCCGGCAGTCTTTTTTGTTTTAACATTTCTAACCGTGATCGGTCAAATTAACTGGGCTTTAAGTCGTAGTTTAGAGCCGCTGCCTGCGCGCATCCTTGCATCTTTGTTTGGTTCAATGCTTTTAACCAGCTTAATTGGTTTACTTTTCAGATCGTTTCGAATAACTGTAAGGGAAGATATTCGAAAGAATAAAAAACAATATTTCCAGACAACTCAATGGTCGGTTATAGTTGCGCTACTTGCGGTTGTTTATTGGTCAATTACACACCGCTTTGATCATTTTATTGGTCTGGCCCTTCAACTGTCAGGGGCAGCAATTCTTATTGTATGGTGGTGCATTTTGATAAAAACACCGGTACAAAAAGCGACACATAAAATTCAAACGCTCGACATTGATCACAGATACATTTATATAGCGTTTGCCGCTGTTATCTATTTTTATCTTTCCGGCAAATATTATTATCACGGAGTAAATAATGAACTACTTGTTTTATCTGGCATTGTGCTCATTCCGTTACAAATACTTTTGGCAATCAGGTTTTTTAGCACTAAATACCGAGGCTCATTATTATGGAGTCTGTCGCTTATTATATCAAGTATTTTAATGCTTATTCAAATCGAAATATTTTTGGTTACCATGCGCAACAGCTTTGTGCTTTTCAGTTGGTTATCGCTACCGGAAAGTATTAAAGAACAGTGCAACTTTGCCTCCATTATCTTCGCTGGAATTTTGTCCTCCGTTTTGCCATTTTATTTCGCTATAAAAAGGAAGCCGGAACAAAAAAATGACTTCAGCAGAAAATGGATCATTGCATTTGCGTTGGTAACATTCTATTTAGTAACACTGGTATTTTGGTGGAAACCTATGATGGTTTATGCATCTTTTCCGTACAACTTCAACTTTGTGGCTACCGACATTATTGAAAACAATTTTAGCATTGCGGCATACTCTTTTCTTTTTGCACTGATTCTGTTTTTGGTTGCTCCCAATAAACTGCGAAAAGGGCTCACAAAGCTGATGCTGGGTTTATCGATATTGTTTTATGTGAATACATTTCTTGTGCCTGTAAATGTAGGAACGCTGCAAGACGCCATGTTTTCGGAAGAAAACAAACTCGCATTTAATTTGTGGTTTTACGTATTGGAATTTGCGTTTATTATCGCAGCGATGACATTCGTTTCGTTCCTGATAAAAAAGAACTACCATAAATATGTATCGATAGCTTTTATAGCTTTTATCATTTTAACAATTGGGCAGAGTAGCTACGTTGCTGGCACCAAAGGCAATCTTTTTGTTGAGAAAAAGGGAGATAAAAACGGAGTAGCTGTT
It includes:
- a CDS encoding CDP-glycerol glycerophosphotransferase family protein; amino-acid sequence: MILLYIDPASTSALLYIFIAIGATLAFTLKGSFYRIVNFVKGKGFRNNYDFEGHDILFYSEGKQYWNVFLPVIQALEKKNVPCGYLTSDENDPGLAYESSLMKAKYIGNLTMTSVYLNKLKAKFVGMTTPQLDVMMIRRSKNVEHYGHIVHAPIDIFSYRKFAFDYFDSVFCSGYHQIEGIKKLEEKRGTDKKLLLKSGLTYYDVMLEHNKKNGFAKLDNKVVLVAPTWKEYSILNRFGVRFFENLLKDTSFDVILRPHPQSYVSFPEVIGEIEKHFKNEPRFSVDRNPLGNASMEKSSAMISDLSGVIWDYAFLYAKPVILLKTEADAMLGFEGSELDYEMWEMRERPRLGKNFDENDIDDIGAIVTETIENPSVNTLEKLRNESVYNFGKAGETVANQIIDIVNN
- a CDS encoding phosphonoacetaldehyde reductase; its protein translation is MQHVIYQNNEYAELKKLLSAHKPENICVVHTKRSYKYSGAETFIIKLIGSGYSTFSDFNPNPKYDDLKKGLDLINSGTFKLIIAIGGGTAIDIAKMMKALAYKNCNLERVIKGNEQITETGIPLLAIPTTAGTGAEATQFSVMYIGKKKYSISSEYIYPEYVYLDPTFSMSAPPYLTACTGLDALCQAVEALWCVNATEESNTYAEEAISLVHNNLPDAVNNNTEEAKAAMQTAAYLAGKAINITRTTAPHALSYAFTSYYGIPHGHAVAMSLPFFVEFNYAVTATDCMDKRGADAVRQRIELFFKAFNTNSDNAKTDLQEYFSKIGIETSISRLIENFDRSIIIDNVNTQRLGNNPRKVTSETISQFIARTT
- the aepY gene encoding phosphonopyruvate decarboxylase — translated: MIKPELFYKWLTNADIDFFSGVPDSLLKDICAYITDHTSPEKHIIAANEGNAVALAAGYHMASGKIPLVYMQNSGLGNIVNPLLSLTNKQVYNIPLLMMIGWRGEPGKKDEPQHVAQGRLTLDLLETMEVPYQILSDDADEAKKQFDLAITHISENNQPYALVIRKGLFERYKLKATIKNSYTLIREEAIKQIVEKLSGNEIIVSTTGKTSRELFEIREALGQGHDSDFLTVGCMGHANQIAVGMAIAKPNRKVICIDGDGALLMHMGSMAINGAVSPKNFIHIVINNGSHESVGGQPTVADSIDVVKIAEASNYKSAISVSSSEALNSVLTEIDAIEGPALIEIKTKVGSRDDLGRPTVKPVDNKKALMQNFKSK